The Streptomyces sp. NBC_00286 nucleotide sequence CGCCATCTTGTCCACCGCGATGTACTTGGCCACGGTGTTCTGGTCCTCGTTCGTCCAGGTGAAGTTCTTCACCAGGTCATACGCCGGGCTGCCCGACTCGGAGAACTTCTTGCTGACGATCTTGTCGAGCTTGTACACGGGGTAGTCGCACGCCACCTTCTCCGTGTCGGCGTCGCAACCCTCCTTGTAGTCGGGCAGCTTGACCTTCTTCAGCGGCACCTCGGACATGAACCACTGCGGCTCGTAGAAGTAGCCGATCATCCATTCCTTGTCCTTCTCCGCCTTGCGGAAGGCCTGGATGAGCGCGGTCTCACTGCCCGCGTACACGACCTTGAAGTCCAGCTTCAGGTTCTTGACCAGGGCCTCGTCGTTGGTGACGAACGACGGGTCACCGTCGAGGAGTTGGCCCTTGCCGCCGGACTCGGAGGTCTTGAACTCGGACGCGTACTTGTTGAGGTTGTTCCAGTCGAGGATGTCGGGGTGTTCCTTGGCCAGCCACGGCGGTACGTACCAGCCGATGAGGCCTTCGTTGCCGGTCGGGCCGGCGTCGATGGCAGTCTTCTGGTCGGTGATGTACTTCTTCTTCAGGTCGTCGTGACCCCAGTTCTCGACGACGGCGTCGACCTCGCCCGTGCCGAAGCCCTGCCAGGCGATCTCTTCCTTCAGGTCCTTCTGCGTCACCTTGCAGCCGAGGTCCTTCTCCGCGACGTAGGCGAGGACCGCCGCGTTCGCCTCGTAACCCACCCAGGGGTTGACCGCGAGATTGAAGGTGCTGCACTTGCCGGAGTCGCCCGAACTGCCGGAATCCGAGGAGCTGTCTTCCACGGTTGCACCGCCGCAGGCGGTGAGGGCGAGGCCGAGGGCCGCTATGCCGGCCGCGGCGGCTTTCCAGTGTCTTGCTTGCCTTGCCATGGTGAGTTGCTCCTTACGCGCCGCTGGTACGCCGCGCGGCTGCCTGAGTGATCCGGTCGAACATAACTCCGAGAAGGACGATGGCCAGTCCCGCGGCGAGTCCCTTCCCGTACAACTGGCCCTGCGAGAAGCCGGCCACGACGTCGTAGCCGAGGGCGCCCGCGCCTACCAGGCCGCCCACCACAACCATCGACAGCACGTAGATCAGGCCCTGGTTGGTGGCGAGGGTCAGGGCGCTGCGTGCCATCGGCAGTTGAACCTTGGTGATGATCTGCCAGGTGTTGCACCCGGCGGAGGTGGCCGCCTCCACGGTGGTCGCGGGCACGTTCCGTACCCCGTCCGCGACGATCTTGATCGCGACGGGGGTCGCGTAGACGACGGCGGCGACGATCGCGGTGAAGCGGGTCGCGCCGAACAGTGCGAGGAACGGCACCAGATAGACGAACGGCGGCATGACCTGCGCCGCGTCCAGTGTGGGCCGCAGCAGCCGGTCCACCCGCATGCTGCGTCCCATCCACACGCCCAGGACAACGCCGAGCAACATCACCAGCACGGTGGCGACGACGGTCGACGCCAGCGTGGTCATGCTGTCCGACCACACGCCCGTGCCGAGCAGCAGGCCCACGCACACGGCCGCGGTGAGCCCGGCGCGCCAGCCGCCGAGCACCGTGCCGAGTCCGATCAGCGCCGCGCCGACCAGCCACCACGGGGAGTCGGTGAGCAGCGTCTGGAACGGGTTGAGCAGGCCGTTGGTGAGGGCGTCCCGGAAGGCGTTCGTGACACCCGACAGGTTGTCCTGCGCCCAGGTGGTCACCTCGTCCGCCGTGCGCGCGATGGAACTGCCGATGTCGCCCTCGCCGGGGAACTCCGCCGCCCAGAGATAGGTGTGCGACATGTAGATCAGGACGGCGGTGACCGCCGCTCCCGCCCCCAGCAGGGGCCGCCGCCACTTGAGGAAGCGACCGGCCGAGCCCCGGGCCGAGTCCTCGCGTGCGCTGGCCGCGGTGGTGACCCGGTCCAGCACGATGGCCAGGACGACGATGGCGAGTCCCGCGTTGAAGGCCGTACCGACGTCGAGCGACTGCAGGGCCTGTACGACGGTCTTGCCCAGGCCTGGCGCGTCGATCAGGGCCGCGATGGTCACCATGGCCAGGGCGGCCATGATGGTCTGGTTGATGCCCATCACCACGGTCCGCTTCGACATCGGCAGCAGCACCTTCGTCAGGGACTGCCGCCGGGTCGCGCCGAGCGAGTCGGCCGCCTCGACGGTCGTGGCCGGCACCGTGCGGATGGCGTGCGCGGTGATACGGATGGCCGGCGGGGCCGCGTAAATCAGGGTGGCGATGGTGGCCGAGGCCGGGCCGATGAGGAAGAACAGGGTCAGCGGGGCCAGGTAGACGAAGGTCGGCATCGTCTGCATGAAGTCGAGGAAGGGCGTGATGATCCGGTTGACCCGGTCGGACAGCCCCGCCCACACGCCCAGCGGGATGGCGAACAGCAGCGCCACGCACACCGCGGAGAGGGTCAGCGCCAGGGTGTCCATGCTCTCCTGCCACAGGCCCTGCAGCCCGAGGAAGGTGAAGCCGGCCACGGCCAGCAGGGCGACCCGCCAGTTGCCCACGGCCCAGGAGACATAGCCGGCGATGCCGACCACGCCCAGCCAGCCGATCTGCGGCACTGGGCGGCCCGCGGGCGCCTGGGAGATCAGTTCCTGGACGAAGGTCACCAGGGTGTCGATGACCAGGCGGATCTCGTTGAAGAAGTAGAGGAACAGCGGGTTGGAGTTGCGGTTGGCGCCGATCGAGTCGTTGACGTCGTTGAACCAGCGGTGCAGATCCGTGAGGTCCGCCGCCGCCAGGGTCAGGGTGTGCGTGCCGCGCAACACGGCGAACAGCACCAGCCAGATGACCAGGATCGCGGCGATGACCATGCGCCGGCTGATCCTGCGCACGGCGACGACGGGCCCGGTGTCCGGCGTTTTGTCTACCTGATCCGATTTTTCCGGCTTGTCTATGGCGACGGTCATCACATGTCGCCTTCCTGCCCGGCGACCACCGCGAGGATCTCCTCGTCGCCGACGATGCCGAGCAGCTTGCCGTCCTCGACGACCTTGACCGGCTTGTCGGCCGCCAGCACCGCCCGGGTGGCCTCCTTCACGACGACGTCCGGGCCCATCTCGGGGCCGTCCAGTTCGTCGCCGTCCTCCAGCGGCCGCATGATCCACCGCAGGGTCAGCACATCGCCGCGCGGCACGTCCTTGACGAATTCGCGTACGTAGTCATCGGCCGGGGCGCCGACCAGTTCGTCGCCGGTGCCGCACTGGACCATCTGGCCGTCGCGCATGATCAGGATGCGGTCGCCGAGCTTGAGCGCCTCGGACAGGTCGTGGGTGATGAAGACCATGGTCTTGCCGACCTCGTGATGCAGCCGGATGACCTCGTTCTGCATGTCGCGGCGGATCAGCGGGTCGAGCGCGGAGAACGGCTCGTCGAAGAAGAGCACGTCCGGATCGCCGGCCAGGGCCCGAGCGAGGCCGACGCGCTGCTGCATACCGCCGGAGAGCTGGTCGGGGTACGAGCCCTCGTAGCCGGCGAGGCCGACCAACTCGACGACCTCCATCGCCCGCTTGGAGCGCTCGGCCTTGCTCATGCCGCGGATCTCCAGTCCGAACGCCACGTTGTCGATGACGCGGCGGTGGGGCAGCAGACCGAAGTGCTGGAAGACCATGGAGAACTTGCGGCGGCGCAGTTCGCGCAGCCGCGCGGCGTCCGCGTCGCGGATGTTCTCGCCCTCGAAGACGATCTCACCGGCGGTGGGTTCGATCAGCCGGGTCAGACATCGTACGAGCGTGGACTTGCCGGAGCCGGACAGGCCCATGACGACGAAGACCTCGCCTGGTGACACCTCGAAGTTCACGTCCCGTACGGCGGTGGTGTTCCCGGTGCGGTCCATGAGCTCGCGCCGGCTGAGCGCGCACAGCTCCTCCGAGTCCGGTACCTGCTCGGCCTTCGGTCCGAACACCTTCCAAAGATTGCGCACGGATATGACCGGCGTGCCGTCCGATTCCTGGGGCGTGCCGCTCCGCTGCGGCACCTCGGTCTTTGTTGGGGTCACGATCGACCTTTCTTCGGCGTTCAGCCGCGCAACCAGTACTGCGGCCGGGGTCGGAAGTTCTGCCAGATTTACTCGGGCTCCGCCGGAATGCGTTGCGCATCATGCACCCAATTGCTTGTGGTGGAACACCTTGGCGAAAGCCCAGACATGCGTCAAGGGGGTGACGGATGACGATTAGCTCATCAAGTTGCACAAAACCCACTCGGCCGCGGGTTGTCGTATACGACCTCCGGTGCGCATGCGAGCAGGGCCGACCCAGCTCGTCCAGCCTGCACAGTACCGGCAGCGTGACCTCGTACGCCCCGGCGGACGGTTCCGCGGCACCCGCCGACCTTGAGACTTGGTCCACACCGGCTCCTCGCGGAGCCGGTCGCCCGACGTCTATCCCGTCTACTTCTGTGCGTCGCGGTGGCGGTAGTACGCGGCCTTCGACGGGGCCAGGGGCTTCTTGCCGAGGATCAGATCGGCGGCCTTCTCGGCGATCATCATCACCGGCGCGTAGATGTTGCCATTCGTGACATACGGCATAACCGAGGCGTCCACCACGCGCAGGCCCTCCACGCCGTGCACCCGCATGCTGGCCGGGTCGACGACCGCCATCTCGTCGGTGCCCATCTTGCAGGTGCACGACGGATGCAGGGCGGTCTCACCCTCCTTCGCCACCCAGGCGAGGATCTCCTCGTCCGAGTCCACCGCAGGGCCGGGCGAGATCTCCCCGCCGTTATAAGGAGCGAGCGCCGGCTGGTTCAGGAGCCTGCGCGCGACGCGGACCGCCTCGACCCACTCGCGGCGGTCCTGCTCGGTGGACAGATAGTTGAAGCGCAGCGCCGGGTGCTCGCGCGGATCCCTGCTCTTGATCTTCACCGAGCCGATTGCGTCCGAGTACATGGGCCCCACGTGCACCTGATAGCCGTGACCACCCGACGGCGAGGAGCCGTCATAGCGGACCGCGACCGGCAGGAAGTGGAACATCAGGTTGGGATAGTCCACCTCCTCGTTACTGCGGGCGAAGCCACCGGCCTCGAAGTGGTTCGTCGCGGCCGGGCCGGTGCGGAAGAGCCACTGCAGCCCGATGAAGGGGGCGCGCCACTTCGCCATGTACGGCTGCATCGACACCGGCTGCTTGCAGGAGTACTGGATGTAAACCTCCAGGTGGTCCTGCATGTTCTCGCCGACCCCCGGCAGATCGTGCACCACATCGATGCCCAGGGCGGACAGCTCCTCGGCGTTGCCGATACCGGAAAGCTGCAGCAACTGCGGGGAGTTGATCGCCCCGCCGCACAGGATGACCTCCTTGGCACGCACCTGCTGCACCGCGCCCCGCCCGCGCCGGTACTCGACACCCACCGCCCGCTTGCCCTCGAACAGCACCCGGGTGACCAACGCACGAGTCCTCACAGTGAGGTTGGGCCGCTTCATCGCGGGCTTGAGATACGCCTTCGAGGCCGACAGCCGCCGCCCGCGATGAACGTTCCGGTCGAACTTGGCGAAGCCTTCCTGCCGGTAGCCGTTCACGTCGCCGGTGGGCGCGTACCCCGCCTCCTCGGTCGCCTTCAGAAAGGCGCCGAACAACGGATTGGTCGCCGGCCCGCGCTCCAGCACGAGCGGACCGTCGTGACCGCGGAACTCATCGTCCACATCGGCGGCCAGGCAGTTCTCCATCCGCCGGAAGTACGGCAGACAGTGCGCGTAGTCCCAGCTCTCCATCCCGGCGTCGGCGGCCCAGCGTTCGTAGTCCATGGGGTTGCCGCGCTGGAAGATCATGCCGTTGATGCTGCTGGAGCCGCCCAGCACCTTGCCGCGCGCGTGGTAAACGCGTCTGCCGCCCATGTGGGGTTCGGGCTCGGACTCGTACTTCCAGTCGTAGAAGCGGCTGCCGATCGGGTAGGTCAGCGCCGCGGGCATGTGGATGAAGACGTCCCACGGGTAGTCGGAGCGGCCGGCCTCCAGTACCAGTACGCGGTTGGCCGGGTCCGCGGAGAGTCTGTTCGCCAGTGCGCTGCCGGCCGAGCCGCCGCCGACGATCACGAAGTCGTAGTGGAGGGGAGCCATGGTGCCTCGTCTCGCTCGCGCCGTAGATACGCGAGCATGCTAGCTACGGTAGCGCTATACGCACCAGGTTGCGTGCAGCGCAACCTGCGAAGACTTCGTTTCGTCGCCGTTACTGGAAGTAGCGTTGTTTACTCTGGGTATAGTTGCGTTGTGAGCAACTACAACATTGATACCGGAACCTCAAATTCACATGCTGGCGGAGTGCAGTCGGTCGACCGTGCCATCAGCGTCCTAGAGATCCTGGCTCGCCGTGGCGAGACAGGTGTCAGCGAGGTGGCGGCCGAGATCGATGTTCACAAGTCCACCGCGTTCCGCCTGCTCGGCGCCCTGGAGGCGCGCGGCTTGGTGGAACAGGCGGGCGAGCGCGGCAAGTACCGTCTCGGCTTCGGCATCGTACGGCTGGCCGGAGCGGTCACGGGACGCATCGACATCACCCAACAGGGCCGCCCGGTCTGCGAGGACCTCGCCGAGGAGCTCGGAGAGACCGTCAACATCGCGGTGCGGCAGGAGCATTACGCGGTGAACCTCTACCAGGTGCGCGGCCCGGGTGCCGTCACCGCACAGAACTGGGTCGGCCAACTGACCCCGCTGCACGCCACATCGAGCGGCAAGATCCTGCTGGCGTACCTGCCCACCAAGGACCGCGCGGCGATACTGGCCACCTCCGGCCTGAAGAAGGTCACCGAGCACACCATCACCGCGAAGACGAAGCTCGAGAAGAACCTCGCCGAAATCCGGGAGACCGGCTACGCCTGGGCCCTGGAGGAGTTGGAGCTCGGCCTGCACGCCATGGCCGCCCCGATCCGCAACCGGGACGGAGAGGTCGTCGCGGCGCTGAGCGCGTCCGGGCCGGCGTACCGGCTGAGCAAGGAGCGCCTGCACGAGCTCGCTCCCGTGCTGATCAAGGGGGCGGAGGAGATCAGTCACCGCATGGGGTACCTGGGCTGAGTGGCCCGTACGACATCGAAGTGGGCCGCACAGGCGGCCGTCGCCGCTACTGCGACTGCGCTGATCCCAGGCGCTCGTGCACCCAGTCGTGGAAGAGACCGATGTGGTGCTCGCTGGGCACCAGCACGCCCCCCTTGGCGTACAGCCGGGAGTTCATCCCGGGCTGGGTGCGCTCGCAGGCGTCGAAGTCCTGCCGGTTGACGCGGTCGAAGAGCTCCACGGACCGGCTGACGTCCTTGCCGCTCTCGACGACATGGGGGAGGTAGAGCCAGTCGCACTCGACGATCGTGCGGTCGACGGCCACCGGGAACATGCGGTGGAAGATCACGTGGTCGGGTACGAGGTTGATGAAGACCTGCGGCCTGACGGTGATCGCGTAGTAGCGGCGGTCCTGGTCCTCGGCGACGCCCGGGATGCGGTCCAGGCCCTCGCTGCCGTCGACGGTGAAGCCCTGGACCTCCGTACCGAACTCGGCGCCGTGACCGACGTAGTACTGGGCGGCGAAGCCGTCGGCGAACTCGGGGAGCACCTCGGTCAGTTCGGGGTGGATCGTGGCGCAGTGGTAGCACTCCATGAAGTTCTCGATGATGAGCTTCCAGTTGGCCTTCACGTCGTACACGATCCGCTTGCCGACCGAGAGGGCCGCGATGTCGTAGCGCTCGATCGCCTCGGCGTCGCCGAGGCGGCTGACGACATCGCCGATGACGTCCTCCTCGAAGGAGGGCGGGTTCTCCGCCAGACAGACCCACACGTAGCCGAGCCATTCGCGGACTGCGACGCTCACCAGGCCGTACTCGGCGCGGCCGACGTCGGGCATCTTGGTGAGGTTGGGCGCCGCGACGAGCTTGCCGTCCAGGCCGTAGGTCCAGGCGTGGTACGGGCACTGGAAGGCCCGCTTGACCTCGCCGCTCTCCTCCGTGCAGAGCCGCGCTCCGCGGTGCCGGCAGACGTTGAAGTAGGCCCGTACGGAACTGTCTCTGGCGCGGGTGACCAGGATGCTCTCGCGCCCCACGTCGACGGTCCGGAAGGCGCCGGGCTTCGCCAGGTCGGAGGAGCGCGCGACGCAGAACCACATGGTCTCGAAGATGCGCTCCTGCTCCTGGGCGAAGACCTCGGGGTCGGTGTAGGAGGAGCCGGGGAGGGTGGCGATCAGGCTGTTGGGCAGGCTGGTCGAGGTCACGGTGCACTCCTCGGAGGACGTCGCGGATCGGTCATTCACGCGCCGGGAAGAGCGACTCCGGACGGCGTTGTGTATGAAGCAACGCTGCGCGCTATATGAAACCGCAGCATGGGACGCCGCACGGGCGGTGTCAAGATGTTGTGCGAGCGAGTTGCTTGCGCCAGCGGGTGAACAGCCGCGGCTGGTTCATCCCGAGCGCGGCGACCGGCTCACCGGCACGCCGGTAGACGGCCAGGACGTTGCGCTCGTCCGCCGTGCCTTCCTCGATCGTCACGCTGTCGGCGCCGGCCGCATGACCGGCGAACTGGATCTTCACGCCGTACTGATCGGACCAGAAGTACGGCGGCCGGGGCACGCCCGGTTCCGTCGCGCCCCAGGACAGGAGCGTCGCGATGGCCGCGTCGGGGCGTTCGCGCGCACCGGTCCAGTGCTCGACGCGGCGATGCGCCCCTGCACGGGGGTCGTACCAGTTGGCGCAGTCGCCGACCGCGACCACACCGGCCAGGCTGGTGCGGCCGTCCGCACCGCACTTGACGCCGTTGTCGAGCTCGACGCCGGAGCCTTCCAGCCACTCGACGCACGGCCGTGCGCCCACACCGACCACGACGATGTCGGCGGGAACGCTGCGCCCGTCCTCGAGCAGGACCGCGTCCACCCGGCGCTCACCGCTCAGCCCCTTGACGCCCACACCGCACAACAGCCGTACGCCGTGATCCGCATGGAGCCCGGAGACGATGGCACCCATGGTCTCGCCGAGCGGTCCGGCGAGCGGCGTCGGGGCCGCCTCGACCACCGTCACGTCGAGCCCGAGGGCGTACGCGGTGGAGGCGACCTCGGCGCCGACGAATCCGCCGCCGATCACCACCAGCCGTCCGCCACCTGCCAGTTCCTCGCGTAGCGCGCGGGCGTCGTCCAGGGTGCGCAGGACGTGCACTCCGGCCAGGCCCTCGGAGCCGGGCAGGGTGCGCGCGGCGGCGCCGGTCGCGATGACGATGCCGTCGGCGCGGACCTCACGCCCGTCGGCGAGCTGGACGGCACGGTCCGTACGGTCGAGTCCGGTGGCGCGGACGCCGAGCAGCCACTCGGCCCCCAGGTCCTCGTCGTCCATCTCCAGCACGAGTTCCGCTTCGCCGACCGTGCCGGCCAGGAACTCCTTGGACAGCGGCGGCCTGTCGTACGGGCGGTGGGGTTCGTCTCCGATGACGACCAGCCGCCCGTCGTAGCCCTGCTTCCGCAGTGAGCGCGCCGCCGAAAGGCCGGCCAGCGAGGCGCCCACCACGGCCACCGTCCTCACGTGACGGATCCGGCGAGCTTGCGCGCGACGCAGTGCGGCAGGTTGGGGGCGGCCGTGGACACCTTCACATAGACCATGCCGTTGTCCACGACGACCTCGTGGGTACGGACGGGGAGCTTGGCCGGCGGGGCGTCGACCTCACCGGTCTTCAGGTTGAACTTCGAGGCGTGCAGGGGGCATTCCACCCAGCAGTCCTCCACCCAGCCGTCGGCAAGCGAGGCGTCCTGGTGGGTGCACGTGTCGTCGATGGCGAAAAGCTCGCCGTCCTCGGTGTGGAACACCGTGACGGGCGGGTCGATCTCGAGCCGGAAAGCCTCTCCTCGCGGGAGATCCGCCAGAGGGCACGCGGGAATCATCATGACCACCTCGGTGCGTATAGCGAAACGGATTGCGGTTAGCGCAACCTCAGTTTGGGGTCGCCCAAGAACCGCTGTCAAGGCATTCAGGAGGCCCGTTCCGGCACAGATTGGTGTCGCCTATCACGCAACTGGTAGCGCCATAAGAAACAAGCCACGCGAGGGGCAGCGCGGGCGAGTGACGCGGCATCAGGCCTTCGACCTGCCCAAAGGAGGTATCCAGCCGTCGGATGCCCGTCCGCGATCGCAAGACGAACGCACACACGCCCGCCTCGGCGGCGTTCATGGCCGAGAGCGGGCGCGTGAGGGGCGACGGGCGGGGCTCAGAACCCTCGGTCGATCCACTCCTGAAGGTGCGGGGCCTCGGCGGCGATGGTGGTCGTCTCCCCGTGGCCGGTGTGGACGACGGTGGCGTCCGGCAGCGGCAGCAGCCGGTACCGGATGGAATCGACGATGGTCGGGAAGTCGCTGTACGACCTCCCCGTCGCCCCCGGCCCGCCCGCGAAGAGGGTGTCACCGCTGAAGAGGGCCTTCAGAGCAGGCGCGTACATACAGACCGCACCCGGGGCATGGCCCGGGGTGTGCAGCACGGTCAGTTCGACACCGGCCACGGAGAGGAGCTGGCCGTGGGACAGCCCGCCGTCGGGTGTCCGGTCCGGGTGGGTCTGCTTCCACAGCTGAAGGTCGTCGTCGTGGAGCAGGATCGGAGCGCCGGTGCGATCCGCGAGTTCGGGTGCGGCGTCGATGTGGTCGTTGTGGGCGTGGGTGCACACGATGGCGCGAAGGGTGCGCCCACCGAGGGCCTCGGCGATCGCCTCGGCGTCGTGCGCGGCGTCTATGACGATGGCCTCGGTGTCGTCGCCGATGATCCATACGTTGTTGTCGACATCCCAGGTGCCGCCGTCGAGCGAGAACTGGCCCGAGGTGACGAGATGCTCGATGCGGGCGCCGGCGGTCACAGGACCACCACCGAACGCAGTACGTCGCCCTGATGCATCCGCTCGAAGGCCTTCTCGACCTCGTCGAGCGCGATGGTCTCCGTGACGAAGGCGTCCAGGTCCAGACGGCCCTGCAGATAGAGGTCGATGAGCATCGGGAAGTCCCGGCTCGGCAGGCAGTCGCCGTACCAGGAGGACTTCAGCGCGCCACCGCGGCCGAAGACGTCCAGCAGCGGCAACTCCAGCTTCATCTCCGGGGTCGGCACACCGACGAGTACGACCGTGCCCGCCAGGTCGCGGGCGTAGAACGCCTGCTTGTACGTCTCCGGGCGGCCCACCGCCTCGATGACCACGTCGGCACCGAAGCCGCCGGTCAGCTCGCGGATCGCCTCGACGGGGTCGGTGCCCTTGGCGTTGACGGTGTGGGTCGCGCCGAGCTTCTCGGCGGTGTTCAGCTTGAGCTCGTCGATGTCCACCGCGATGATCTTCGCCGCGCCCGCAAGGCTTGACCCGAGGACCGCCGCGGCTCCGACGCCGCCGCAGCCGATGACCGCCACGCTGTCACCGCGTCCGACATTGCCCGTGTTGATGGCCGCGCCGATGCCCGCCATCACGCCGCAGCCCAGCAGACCGGCGGCGGCCGCCGACGCGGCCCGGTCCACCTTCGTGCACTGGCCCGCCGCCACCAGCGTCTTCTCCGCGAACGCGCCGATGCCCAGCGCGGGCGACAGCTCCGTGCCGTCCTCCAGCGTCATCTTCTGCTTGGCGTTGTGGGTGCTGAAGCAGTACCAGGGCCGTCCGCGCACGCAGGCCCGGCAATTCCCGCACACCGCACGCCAGTTGAGGATGACGAAGTCACCTGGGGTGACGTCGGTGACGCCTTCTCCGACCGACTCCACGACACCCGCGGCCTCGTGGCCCAGCAGGAAGGGGAACTCGTCGTTGATACCGCCCTCGCGATAGTGCAGATCGGTGTGGCAGACCCCGCAGGCCTCGATCTTCACGAGCGCCTCTCCCGGACCCGGATCGGGCACGTTGATCGTTTCCAGGCTGACGGGGGCGCCCTTCCCCCGCGCGACGACAGCACGGACCTGGTGAGTCATGGCCACTCCTCGGGTGATACGGATTCGTGTTGCCCATTACGGCACACACTTCATGTCCCGCAACACAGCATCGTGGAGCGCCGACCGGGGGGTCAAGGATCTGGGCTTGGTGAGTGGACTGCCTTCGCGGGGCCGAGGTCCGGGCCTGGCTGGGCTAGGGCCGGTCAACGGGCCTGCACGGCGGCCTTCCCGATGACAGGTCAAGGGGCCTGCACGGCGGCCTTCGCCGACGACAGGTCAAAGGGTCGGCCCGGCGGCCTTCGCCGACGACAGGTCAAAGGGTCGGCCCGGCGGCCATCGCCGACTGAGCACGGCCGGCCGGTTTCCGGGCCAGGAGTGCGTCGCTCTGTCCGGCGCGCGTCACTCCTCGGTCGCCGCGTCGCAGGTGACCTCGTCGCGCGGTACGTACCGCGTCTTGAAGGTCTCCCGGTCGACTTCCCTGCCGCCGTCCTTGAAGACCCGGTCGACGGCGACGTCGAAGCCTTCGAGCGGGGTCTGCGGCACGCACTTCTCTCCGGATGCTCCCTTGCGGGTTCCCGGCTCCTTCACGTTGGTGCGCGGGCCCTTGACCGCTTCCACCGAGTCGTACTTCTTCGTGCCGAGGAAGGTGACCGTGACAGAGGTGCCCGTCGCCTGCGCGTCGATGTAGAGGGCGTTGCCCGAGTCGTTCCGGAACTTCAGGTCGAGGCTGCCCCAGGCCACCGTCGCCTCCCGGCCCTCCGGGTAGCGCTCGATGTAGAACGAGTGGGCCCCGTACTCCACCGGCTTCACGCCGGCGAAGAAGACGGCGTTGAACATGGTCGTGGCCACCGTGGAGACGCCGCCTCCGGCCGCCTTCTCGAACTGGTTGTTGTTGATGATGATGCCTTCCACGAACCCGTTGGCCTCGGTCCGCTCCCCCACGGTGCCGTTCAGGCTCCAGGTCTCGCCGGGCAGCACGACCGACCCGTCGATCAGCTCGGCCGCACGGCCGATGTTCGTGACGCGGTAGGGAAGGGGCTCGAAGGCGACCGTGAAGCTCGACATCTTCTCCTTGATGCCCAGGCGGCCGACGTTGTCGCGGGTCAGCTCGGGCTGCACCTCCTTGGTGGCCACCGTCCCGCTGCGGGCCGCGCCGGACTTCGTCAGCAGCGGCAGTACGGCCTTGTGCAGCGCCTTGGCCGTGACCTCGTGCCCGGCCTTGCCGTCCGAGGCCACCGCCACTCCCCCGCCGTCCGGGCGCAGCTTCGCGTTGACCGGCTCGCCGGTGGCCCGCGCGAGCGGAGCCGCCAGCGCCGGATCGCCCATGAGCCCCTTGCCGTCCAGCACGGGTGCGAGCCGCTTCTTCCCGTCCGGCTTCATGGTGAGGTGCTTGCCGAGCGTCGGCGGGCTGATCTCGATGTCTCGCTCGCCCACCGTGACCGTGACCGGCGCCGACATCGCGGGGGCGGCGAATTCCTTCATCGCGCGGTTCACTTCCGCCGTACCGACCTGGGCTTCGGCGGTACGGACCGGCAGCCGCACCGGCTCCTTCCCCAGTTCCGGGACCGCCGACACCACCGCCCCGACCGCGCCGTCCACGTCCAGAGAACGCCCGGCGACCGGCCGCTTCGGCACCGGCTCGCCCGCACGGAAGGTGACGCCGCCCTCCCGTGCCTTCCGGTCGTACGACTTCGCCTTCTCGGCCAGTGACGTACGGACCCTCTCCTCGTCCACCCGGATCACCGGCTCGACCTCGCGATCACCACTCGAGAACAGTCGGCCGATCACGGTGAACGGGTCGGACCCCACCTGCGCGGCACGATCGACGGTCTCCTCGCTGTCCAACGAGATCCCGGATATGCGGACGGCGTCGGCACTGTCGCCGAGGCGCACCTTCACCGGCTTCGACCAGGTCCCGCCCAGGCTGCTGTCCAGCTTCTCCTGCGCCT carries:
- a CDS encoding VanW family protein, whose amino-acid sequence is MSRSSLLDAIPGGTTSDDRRRIARRVALVAGAAGVGFGGLYLVGLLVSGDDVPEGTRVSGVDIGGVSRSQAQEKLDSSLGGTWSKPVKVRLGDSADAVRISGISLDSEETVDRAAQVGSDPFTVIGRLFSSGDREVEPVIRVDEERVRTSLAEKAKSYDRKAREGGVTFRAGEPVPKRPVAGRSLDVDGAVGAVVSAVPELGKEPVRLPVRTAEAQVGTAEVNRAMKEFAAPAMSAPVTVTVGERDIEISPPTLGKHLTMKPDGKKRLAPVLDGKGLMGDPALAAPLARATGEPVNAKLRPDGGGVAVASDGKAGHEVTAKALHKAVLPLLTKSGAARSGTVATKEVQPELTRDNVGRLGIKEKMSSFTVAFEPLPYRVTNIGRAAELIDGSVVLPGETWSLNGTVGERTEANGFVEGIIINNNQFEKAAGGGVSTVATTMFNAVFFAGVKPVEYGAHSFYIERYPEGREATVAWGSLDLKFRNDSGNALYIDAQATGTSVTVTFLGTKKYDSVEAVKGPRTNVKEPGTRKGASGEKCVPQTPLEGFDVAVDRVFKDGGREVDRETFKTRYVPRDEVTCDAATEE